The stretch of DNA caaaacaacccaAGAACAACACAGATACTTCCTCAGGCAGAGAGTTGAGAAAACAGCTCCCGCTGATCAGCAGGAGAAAACAGCCTGAGCTTCCTAAGGTATCTTTAACAACAACGGTCACCTTGGCATGTTGACTTTCACTGACACTAAGATCATCTCAAGCATCTATGTTTAAACCAAACCAGAATCCATTGAGATTTAACTGCATTTAGTCTAGAAAAAAGGTCACcacaaaataaaagacaaaaccCAAACATTTGTAAATACACACTTTAATTCTCACACATCAATTTAAAGAGACAAAATTGTCACAGCTGCCACATTGAAACCATCCTAATTATAAAGATCAGGTTATCGTAAATATGTATTACGCTATGATTACTTGGTAAAAATCTGTAATGTCTTATTTACACTTTAGACATCCAATATACAAAAGCATCAGACTGACATCTACAATTCACACATAACCTGTGTCGTACCCAGCTGCTTTTTTTAGCACGATTTTGACCTGAACTTCATCCCTTCGTACCTGAGCTGCGACCACAAACTGACACTGGTCATTCAGTGCAGTGGGGATTGGCCTTGTTGCCTGACATCTGCTGCGGGGACTTGATCTGTTTTAAGAGTTTTAAAACAAGATTACACTAATGCTCTGGTTACTTGATCTGTTGACAGGCAACCTATAAGAGGAAAAGAGCTGCTCTGGGAGTGTGTGGCAAATACACTTGTTAGGAAACAACATCCACTACTTTTAcattaaaagaacagtgtgtaacatttcagcagatctattagcagaaatgcaGTATAGtattcagaactatgttttcattagtgtataatcacctgataataagaatcgttgtgttttcgttggcttagaatgagcccttcatatctacataggaagcgggtcctctttacagagtacgtcatgtttctacagtagcccagaacggacaaaccaaacactggctctagagagagcctttcgcgtttttacgttacctgaaagccacactAGTTCTCCgaaacacttgtgaaactgtggtaacgtgagccacaccagagcagtggcgaagtgcggcctgcgGTGAGCTGTTATacaatgtctatgaaaagctgccGTGGATGCTCCCGAGCTCAGCGAGCTGCCACCATTTGGTTCTACGGCTGAAATAAAAGTTGGGATAAGTTTCACATTTAGCAGCAAAGTGCGGCCAGAGAATACCCGCaaccaatcagtaaacagatcctgtgactcctgtaaCATGTTGAACTAtattacaaagaatttcttaccgcctgaaacacatgaatacgTCTTCCGGCCGCAGAAAAATGTAGTTATTGAGGTTGCCGCGCTTTGCCGCGCTTCGCCGCGCTTCGCCGCGCTTCGCCGCTTCCTTGTGTGAATTCGGcattatggtaaagatggcctctgagcaaggcgaacggcgttaccacggttttgcactaagcagctcacgttaccgcagttttggaaagggaggagtgagcagaggggtactcagttgattgcaatctgcaaccccaccactagatgccgcaaaaatactacacactgtccctttaaacaagGAGCATAAACTGACAAGTTGATGACAAGCTCTTAACATACATGGTAAAATATGAAGGTTGATCCATTGGCTTGTAACACATTCTGCAGTTGGCTTGAATGGGTTTACATATGATCGTGTGTTATGCCAAGGCTATGGCAACATCAAAATGTAGGCACCAAAGACATTATGTATAGCCCAACAATGTTCACTtattcagacaaaaaaagtccttGTGATTTTGTGTTTAAAAAGCTAAAATGTCCTCATAGGATGGGACAATTCTGACCACAAAAATTGTAAATTATGTCCAACATATCAGGCTCCTGCATCCTTCTGGCCATAACACCCTGACCTTTCCCAGGCTGCACAACTACGACCTCGCCATCAGGTGCAGGCTCTACCAGCGGGTGCACTTTGTTATCCTTCATCTTAAAGTCAGTAACGCCAGCGCCAGGCAATTTGCCATTCCTCTCCGCCCACGTCTTGGTGTCCTCTGGATCGTCTTTTGCGTCTGTGATACTGTCACTATTTGCAACTGTGTTGATCTCGTCCTGACATGGTTCTGAGTCGCTCGCATGGGGCAAAGAAAAGTAGGTGCACTTCCTTGAAAATGACGCCTTCTTGTCTTCCACTTCAGACTTTGAGCTGAAGAGGGAATACGGGGCGTCCTCCTCTGTATCGTCACACATGCTTCCGCCTTGAGGAGAATTTGATAAGTTTTTGTTTATTCCGACCGGGTCTGAAACGGACTTTCTGATCAGCGCGTTTTCTCGAAGGAGCCATTGTTCATCACCAACAGGGACAATGTCTTCAGGTCCGACTTGTGCATTAAAAGCAGCGCATCGTGCCGTGTCCATAGTATTAGTGGAGTTGAAGTAGGACAATTCAGACATTGCTTTGGCAATGTGGAAAGGAGAGAAAATGcttgtattttctttctttttctcttttggcGCAGATGGCGGCCTTTCACTCGCTTCCTCAGCATCTTTCTTGCCATAAAGTCTCTCAATTGTTTTTCTCACGAGTCCTTTAGTGATGGATTTCCGTGCCAAGTCATCTTCGCCGCTAGACAGCTCACCTGAAGTCTGAGACTGATACCCGCCACTGGCTGAGGTCTCTGCTCTTAACTCGGTCCGCTTTGATGCGTTCGGGCTTGGGAAGCGTCCATGCTGGATTTCTGTGGCACTCTTTGCCAGAAACATTTCCCTGATGGATCTGACCCTGTTGCCTTCAGGCTCTGTGGTTATAACGCCACTGGAGTCGTAGCTGAAAGATAAAGACGACTGAGGAGCCGATCGGGTGCCGGCAGCCGACTGAGATGTGGGCGATTCAGAGGACGAACCCTCAACATCCGACTCAAGTGGGGTACTTCTTTGTGAGGAACGTCTGATGGCAGAACTTCCTGTTGTTTTCTGGGCATCAGCAACTTTTTTGTCCAGAAGAATTACTCTCTCCGCAACAGATTGGGATATCATTTCTTGAGATTGATGCTTTTGTTTTTCCACAGCCTTTTCACATTTTGTATATTTAGACTGTGTCACCAACGCTGGAGCTTCCTGATATTCTGGCTCTTCTATATATCTGTCCATGTTACCATCTTTGTCCTCTGAGCTGGACTCTTTTTCATTGTAGTTTGAGTTGTTGATCTGTTCATCTTCAACCTTTGGTTGCTCTACCTCTACATGTTCATCACAGCTGCTGTGGTCATTCCCACTATCCTCATCTGCACTAAATCCATAACTCTTTGTTAaacttttattgtcttttttggtaTATGAATCCTGATGTTCTATCAAATTGCTTAGACCCCCTTCTTCATGGCGGTCCTCATCGTCTGAGCTCActatgtcctcctcctcctctgtctcgtTTATCAAAGACAAACCTTTTTTAATGTGATGCCTGTGATCCAGAAGATGAACATGgtgttcttcctcctcttcctcattgcCAGACGAAGTTTCCTCAATGATAACCTTTAGTTTCTTACATCCAGCCTCAGACTGCTCTTCATCTGAAGACGAATCATCAACGTCTGATGTGCTTTCGTCAACACTCGTCCCCGTACAGCTTGCTTCACATTCAACCTCTGGTTCATCTTCCTCTGACAGAGACTTGTGTTGACTATCCGGGCTGGATattctttccttccctcttaCATTCACTTCTACATAGTAATCTGAGCTTGGTTTCTTcacttcttcctcctcagagTGACTTTCAGGGTTGGACAGGTCCTCACTTTCCCTGGTCTCCTGTTGTATCTCAACTTCTGGTTCTTCTTCTGAACTATGTTGCTGATCTGCTTCTGATACACTTTGCTTACAGCTCTCGTTCTGCTCTAAATCTTTAGTGCCACTTGACTTGTTCTGCCCTTCCTCGTCTGAACCTGACTCGTCATCATGGGTAAGCTCATTCTCCTCACAGTGCAGCTGATTACCTTCCATGTCTTGCTCCTCTGCCTCAGAGGTACAACTGTCTTGTTCAAGACTTTTCTTGCTGCTAACTACTCTGTTCATTTTAGCATTTTCTTGGTTTGATTTCTCTTCAATGTGGCCTTGCTGCCCATCATCTTTTTCAAACATCACTGTGCTATAAAGCTGCCTTTCTTCAGGTTTATCAATAGGTTCAGCTGGTGGACATTTGGCCACACCATTCTGCCCATTTAAGCTGTCCTtgtctttagtgtctttagtTATACTTGATTGTTTTGGCTGGTTGATATCTGTGAATTTTTTAATGATGGAGCTCACATCAACTTTCTCGTCTTGAGTAACATCCCTGACTTTGGCGGCATCTTTTGCAAAGAAATTGGATTTCTTGGCATCTTTTGGTTCCactttttcaatcttttcttcATTGTCACTGTCACTTTGGACACCCGCTGAAAGAGAGGTCAATTCGTCCTTGAGCTGCTCAGGAATGTCAAGATTATCCAAAATCTCATCAAAAACATTCTCATCAATGCCACAGTCGTTTTCAGAACTGGTTTCAGCTTCCTGCTCTGAATGTTTTGGCGTTGAGCTGCGACTTTTACATTTGTCGCCAAGATCCTGAAAGCCCTTCCAACTCTGCAGGAGCTGCATCGAAGCCGACTGCTGTAAATTGGCCAAACTAACTTTTAGCTCGTGGGAGTCCTCCATGCTGGCGATTTCCATGAGAGAATCGATCATTTttaaagcctcggcacagctgACATTGTTTGCGTTCAGCTCATCCATATTTTGGTTAGTTAGGCCTTCCTTTAGGGTCATGACGGACAAGAATGCCAGGAGAGCTTTAGATGATGAGCCAAACGTAGACGCCACATGAGAGGAGAAGTCAGGCAGGCTGTTGGACTTTTCCAGACATGATGGACGTTTGTTCTGTGTGATTCGTCTAATTGACTTTATTGAGTAGCAAATCTTCTCAAGCACGGGTTTCATGTTTGGCTGATTTGCGATGTTTAATGGCTGTGGTATTATTTGTGTTATGGATTTCTCTTGATCTGGCACCTTATTGTCATCACTCTGATCAGCTTCCAATGGCATGAGAGCTTTACAAATTAGTGTTTTGTCCAGTTCAGCTGTTGATTCTATTGACTGTGGCGTTTGGCGATGCTTTCTTTGGGATGATGTTTTCCTTTGTGTCTTACTTGTTGGCTCTAATGCATCGTCTGAAGAAAGCGACCTTCCACTTGACTTGTGTCTGACAGGCGGTGACACCATGTCCAGAGACTGAGAATATGGAGACCGTCTCTTTTGTGATTTAGGTCTATAAATCTTTCTCTCAGTGTTGGGGCTAGCATACGGTGTTCCATGTCTTTGTTTTCCAATATTTGGTGACGTAGTTTTATCTTGAGGGTGGTTATGTAATGATGATAATTTTGGAGAGTTATGAGGAATTTCGGAAGAGAGTTTCTTGGATGGACTGCTCAtaagttttacatttttcaccAAGGGTTTAGGTGACTCTTTTTGAGTTAAAATtggtgtttttgtctctttaaaTGGAAGATCGCGTGGTGTTGGAGCCTCACTTGATAAAATACTGCCTGGGGAGATTCTCTTTTCAGATGCTGAACTAGTAGGAGACGCAGAAGTACAACATGATGGACTACTTTTCATATTTAACATGCTGTAATTCTCTTCTGGTGGGGTTTCACTCGACCGATACGTCCCTGTTGAACAGATGCCGTTTGACAGCACATTATCACCCGCTATGTTGATGGATGTAGATGATGTGCTTGTCTCTGAAGTGGCAtcactacataaagtatatttGTCCAGACAAGCCTTTCTGAGAAACATGTTCTTGTCAAGAGATGTATTACTGACCAACGGGGCCCTTTTAATGGATGGCGTTCTTGGTAATGGCGCTTCCCTCTGCGTGGAAGGAATGTCACTTTGAATTGATGTTGTCATTTCCGTTGTGTGGTCGGTAGGTGATGCGGCCTTGTCAGATGTAGGACTGATGGATAGTGGATGATGATCTGACGTTTCACTGCTTACTGATGATAGCCTGTATAATGGGCTGCTGGCCACTGAGGGTGCTTCCATCATGTTATATTCAGTGATTGATAGCTCTGTATTTTCATCaggtggtggtggcggcggtAGTGGTAGCTCCATGGAAAGCGTAATGGAAGGTGTTGCATTTTGAAATGAGATTTTGATTGGACTTGATTTGTTTTCACTGTCTGATGGCATTTCTGTTGGGGTCCCATTAGTTGGTGGAATTATTTCAGGACAAAGAGGCTTTACTTCGTCTGTATTAATCGGAGCTAAACTATTGGAGTTTTCTGTGTTTGTAGTGGTTGTTTGACTTTTGGCAATTTGCTGTTTGACTGTGGTTTTCTCCATTGGTGGACCTGATGATTTGTTTTCAAAGGACTTGATTCTTTGTTTGACAGAAGCTCCTCGCTCAAGCAGTAAGTCAGTTTTGAGAGCTGTGTCCTCCTTCACGTCATCAGTCACAATCATCACGCCTTTATTTTCAGTCTCTCCACACCTGCCATTTTCTGTTTGTCCAAGTGCTTCTAATTGTCTATTTTCCTCATCTGAGTAGGCTGTGGGGTTAAGATGGACTTTCTCCAGCCAGTTTTCCACATATTCATTAGTAACAGAGCTGGAGGAGTTAACAGGAGGCAGTGACATGCTTCCACTGACATCATAGGACTTGTTCTTTTTCTCTCGATGCATTGATGTCTGCCGTGTCAGTATTCCCCGTGTTTGGCTTACTTCATTGGGAGCAACATTCAGGCTGCTTTTTTCACTACAAACTGTCTCACTCGTAGTTTCTTTCAATGCTGATGGCGTGTTTGGGTCTTTGAGAATACATTCGTCATCCGACTGTTGTGAGCTCTTTGTTGTAACGCCCCCATCTCCATTTTGTGTCCGTCCCTTTTTTATCTTCATCGTGCTTTTTGCTGATTTTGATTTACTCCCATAAATTCTCTTAATGAAGCCAGCACTGGAGAAGGTTTTcactttcttatttttctcgGTTGCTCCTGCAGAATTTTTTCGTCTTTTCCCTGGTGAAGTAAGCCGCCGAACACGTTTGTTGATCACTTTTGGTTTTGAGGACACCCTCTTATCTTTATTGACCTCTCGTTGTTGGGGCTTGTCTCTGCCTTTCGTGGGCTTTGGGAATCGTTGTTGCCTCTGTGAAGGTGAGGTTGAATCAGATGTTACAGACCTGCTCTCAGGTCTCCAGACGCTAACTGACTCAGAAGCAGTCGATGGTCTCCAGAGCTGGGGTTCAAACTCATTACTGGAGGAGAGCTGTCCAGTTTCTGAAGTAGCCGGCCTGCAAAAAGGAATCCCAGAAAGGTTTGCAAAGAAATTATCCTGGCAGGTCTGCTGTTCATATACGTGTAAGACAGTTTCAGTGACCTCGTCTCCACTGGATTCAATCTGTAGGACTTC from Sebastes fasciatus isolate fSebFas1 chromosome 21, fSebFas1.pri, whole genome shotgun sequence encodes:
- the LOC141760010 gene encoding uncharacterized protein LOC141760010, with product MMNEPGFRRVLPEQSLGSGHTFGTPRHPGINDPILSKRVCFYKSGDPQFNGLRMVINNRTFKTFDALLDSLSKKVPLPFGVRNITTPRGVHAVYTLDELEDGKSYICSDSRKVKPINLALARKKLPPWYNARPPSSRRRTVQKARFFPGKNIHKQKPALVRTPKRLLVFRNGEPTVKHSVVLHKRTTTTFESVLDYISEQIQFYVVKLHTADGRRVDGLPGLILCSGTVVAVGMEPFKHANYNTQKSPAPTTHPTKQTGHRRLKRKKKSRSYTSKPRNFSPSSERYIVNRIHNSITESSCDLPNHSVELESGRMLESVPETPETGLGVGAEGQDGFLPAEDDIEKSFRVNQDGSMTVEMRVRLTIKEEETIHWTTTLARSSVANQLNVTHLPESEINSLKSDSLDLQSPVASIDSINKDKTRENNDEDPPSPSNKVFSESSHEEAVVKVQTDVVTPRRPPTPGHKQIRKKQASVESITSVTAEGIQEGMVGSYSYREQTENGAVTEQYCMVKQSSSKPVPKPRRLGSVDGNNISNVSTFKSAEMTEVLQIESSGDEVTETVLHVYEQQTCQDNFFANLSGIPFCRPATSETGQLSSSNEFEPQLWRPSTASESVSVWRPESRSVTSDSTSPSQRQQRFPKPTKGRDKPQQREVNKDKRVSSKPKVINKRVRRLTSPGKRRKNSAGATEKNKKVKTFSSAGFIKRIYGSKSKSAKSTMKIKKGRTQNGDGGVTTKSSQQSDDECILKDPNTPSALKETTSETVCSEKSSLNVAPNEVSQTRGILTRQTSMHREKKNKSYDVSGSMSLPPVNSSSSVTNEYVENWLEKVHLNPTAYSDEENRQLEALGQTENGRCGETENKGVMIVTDDVKEDTALKTDLLLERGASVKQRIKSFENKSSGPPMEKTTVKQQIAKSQTTTTNTENSNSLAPINTDEVKPLCPEIIPPTNGTPTEMPSDSENKSSPIKISFQNATPSITLSMELPLPPPPPPDENTELSITEYNMMEAPSVASSPLYRLSSVSSETSDHHPLSISPTSDKAASPTDHTTEMTTSIQSDIPSTQREAPLPRTPSIKRAPLVSNTSLDKNMFLRKACLDKYTLCSDATSETSTSSTSINIAGDNVLSNGICSTGTYRSSETPPEENYSMLNMKSSPSCCTSASPTSSASEKRISPGSILSSEAPTPRDLPFKETKTPILTQKESPKPLVKNVKLMSSPSKKLSSEIPHNSPKLSSLHNHPQDKTTSPNIGKQRHGTPYASPNTERKIYRPKSQKRRSPYSQSLDMVSPPVRHKSSGRSLSSDDALEPTSKTQRKTSSQRKHRQTPQSIESTAELDKTLICKALMPLEADQSDDNKVPDQEKSITQIIPQPLNIANQPNMKPVLEKICYSIKSIRRITQNKRPSCLEKSNSLPDFSSHVASTFGSSSKALLAFLSVMTLKEGLTNQNMDELNANNVSCAEALKMIDSLMEIASMEDSHELKVSLANLQQSASMQLLQSWKGFQDLGDKCKSRSSTPKHSEQEAETSSENDCGIDENVFDEILDNLDIPEQLKDELTSLSAGVQSDSDNEEKIEKVEPKDAKKSNFFAKDAAKVRDVTQDEKVDVSSIIKKFTDINQPKQSSITKDTKDKDSLNGQNGVAKCPPAEPIDKPEERQLYSTVMFEKDDGQQGHIEEKSNQENAKMNRVVSSKKSLEQDSCTSEAEEQDMEGNQLHCEENELTHDDESGSDEEGQNKSSGTKDLEQNESCKQSVSEADQQHSSEEEPEVEIQQETRESEDLSNPESHSEEEEVKKPSSDYYVEVNVRGKERISSPDSQHKSLSEEDEPEVECEASCTGTSVDESTSDVDDSSSDEEQSEAGCKKLKVIIEETSSGNEEEEEEHHVHLLDHRHHIKKGLSLINETEEEEDIVSSDDEDRHEEGGLSNLIEHQDSYTKKDNKSLTKSYGFSADEDSGNDHSSCDEHVEVEQPKVEDEQINNSNYNEKESSSEDKDGNMDRYIEEPEYQEAPALVTQSKYTKCEKAVEKQKHQSQEMISQSVAERVILLDKKVADAQKTTGSSAIRRSSQRSTPLESDVEGSSSESPTSQSAAGTRSAPQSSLSFSYDSSGVITTEPEGNRVRSIREMFLAKSATEIQHGRFPSPNASKRTELRAETSASGGYQSQTSGELSSGEDDLARKSITKGLVRKTIERLYGKKDAEEASERPPSAPKEKKKENTSIFSPFHIAKAMSELSYFNSTNTMDTARCAAFNAQVGPEDIVPVGDEQWLLRENALIRKSVSDPVGINKNLSNSPQGGSMCDDTEEDAPYSLFSSKSEVEDKKASFSRKCTYFSLPHASDSEPCQDEINTVANSDSITDAKDDPEDTKTWAERNGKLPGAGVTDFKMKDNKVHPLVEPAPDGEVVVVQPGKGQGVMARRMQEPDMLDIIYNFCGQNCPIL